The DNA sequence agattttccttcaattttgtcaaggaactttccatgcaatgttttgttgtgccagctgtcagctctagtttgtagtgcggttttcttgtactgattttttgtctgctgtgctttgaggagtttctgatttttgacttcaatcaaagcaggttcttcactttgctttacatattctgccaaggcatgttcttcttctttgactgcttgttttacttgcaagagtcctctgccccctgatcttctaggcagatatagtcggtcaacatcactgtgagggtgcagtgaacgatgaatggtcatgagttttcttgtttttctgtccaaattgtccagttccacctgtgtccagtttatgatgccagcagtatatcttatgacagttatggcccaggtgtttatggccttgatggtgttgcctccattgagcttgcttttgatatgttttctgaccctttgtgtgtatgttttgctGACTACAGTTTTcatatgttcatgcttgatgttgtccagctgtaatatgcccagatatttatagacctctggctggtgacactttattgtttggccattaggcatatttatgccctcactttcaatgatttttcccttcttcaatgccactgttgaacatttgtccaaaccaaactccatgctgatatcagtgctaaaaattcggacagtgttggtcagagactggatttcagtttccgttttcccatatagcttcaggtcattcatgtacatcagatgtaaaattttgtgagaattcttagatgtttgatagctgagatttgttttttgtaagattgttgacagagggatcatggcaataatgaaaagcagaggggacaatgaatctccctggaaaattcctcttctcatgttgacaagtccatagctttcattttcaacaaacagttcagttttcaagtgctccatcatgttgttgttgttgttgttgttgttgttgttgttgttgttgttgttattattattattattattattattattttattgtatgacacagcaaacaagatagatatgctggatttcgtttcacaaaatcacaagtcgaacacttcccaagtgtctaggactgtgtgatgtattttcagatgatgcgtgcagatcccagtagggtggccttttgcagttgacagatcgtaattttgacgtggggggggggggcaggtccaaccaagccagagaagcctcagctgaggagaagaactaagagcaccaaaccattagcattatggagaatcaaaccaaacaaagtctatactggctcggtcgtcgcccaggataaaaggaccgcggtggatgctgctgattctggacatccatcgacaagtaggactactgggatctgcacgcatcatctgaaaatacatcacacagtcctagacacttgggaagtgttcgacttgtgattttgtgatatgaaatccagcatatctatcttgtttgctgtatcataataaaataataataacaatggccTCCTGTGTTGTAGAATAAATGCTAAACAGTATAGTTCACTTGTGACCAACTTCTCCTTTTTTCTGGCTTTCCTAGCACTATGGAGAATGCCACCCTCTTCCTGCTGTCCTTGAACTCCAGCAGCAACTCCTCCGACCCGGACTGCGGCGAGGAAGACCATCCCTATAAATGCAAGTTCGACGAGGACTTCAAGTACATCCTCCTGCCCGTCTCCTACAGCATCGTCTTCGTGGTGGGCCTCTGCCTCAACCTCCTGGccctcttcatcttcatcttccgCATCAAGACCTGGAATGCCTCCACCACGTACATGTTCCACCTGGCCGTCTCCGACACCCTCTACGTGGTTTCGCTGCCGCTCCTGGTCTACTACTACGCCATGGAGGACAACTGGCCCTTCAGCGTGGGCTTGTGTAAGATCGTCCGCTTCCTCTTCTACACCAACCTCTACTGCagcatcctcttcctcctctgcatCAGCGGACACCGCTTCATGGGCGTCTGCCTCCCGCTGAAGTCCTTAGAGTGGGGACAGGTCCGTTATGCCCGCTGGATATCTGCCATCGTTTGGCTGGTGGTCATCGCCTGCCAGTCCCCGGTGCTTTTCTTCGTCACCACCAGCCAGCGGTGTGACAAAATCACTTGCCACGACACCTCGGCCCAGGAGCTCTTTGGCCAGTTTATCATCTACAGCTCCATCATGTTGGTGGTTCTCTTCTGCATCCCCTTTTTGCTCATCATCATCTGCTACTGCTTGATGGCACGCCGGCTTCTTCAGCCAACTCGAGGGATGACCCGCATGTCCAACTCCAAGAAGAAGTCGGTCAAGATGATCGTCATCGTCTTGGTGGTCTTCATCGTGTGCTTCTTGCCCTTCCACGTCACCCGCACCTTGTACTACTCCTTCCGCAACTGGGACTTGAGTTGCCCGACCCTCAACGCCATTAACTTGGCTTACAAAGTCACCCGGCCCTTGGCGAGTACCAACAGCTGCATAGACCCTATCTTGTACTTTTTGGCGGGGCAGAAATTTGTGAAATTTGCCTGCCCGCAAGCGCCGGCCAAGGACTCCAACCAATCCGACTCCAACAATACGTCCAATTGCCACACACGGCGGACCAGAGACCATTTAGCCATGAAAGCCAAGACCGTGGCCTCTTAACCGGTGGCATTTTGGACTTCCGCCGCTCTGTAAAGTATTACCTATCTACCTAAAGATGTTGGAGTCCCGTCCTGTAAGAAGGATTTGGACTCTGAGACAATGGGAATATATTTCCTGCCCATATCAGCAGGAAGTGGTACAAAAGGTAGACATGTGGACttgaaggatggaaagaagattcaatgctaatcatttcCTAAACCCCCAAAAATGGGATTCTCAGCACTTGAGAAACGGAGTCAGGAAGAATAATATCAAAGTGTGAATTTTGTATAGTTTTCTCGCAGTATTCGCCCAGCCTTAAAATTTGAGGAAATAACTCTATATAGTAAAATCCAAGATTGGATATACAGGGCATtataatgcattttcaaactacagtagagtctcacttatccaacataaacgggctggcagaatattgtaTAAAGAAATAATTGCAACAATGGCTATAATGTTTCATTGCATCCTTTAAAAGATTATTAGCAAAGGATTACATTTCCACCTCCCCAGTATGCTGCATATGTACGCATTTACTCTGGACACattttcattatacagtagagtctcacttatccaacataaacagaccggcagaatgttggataagcaaatatgttggataataaggaggcattaaggaaaagcctattaaacatcaagttaggttatgattttacaaatgaagcaccaaaacatcatgttatacaacaaatttgacagaaaaagtagttcaatatgcagtaatgctatatagtaattactgtatttacgaatttagcaccaaaatatcacgatgtattgaaaacattgtctacaaaaatgcattggataatccagaacgttggataagtgagactctactgtatattaaatggCCTGTTTAGGTCAtacatcaggtatgggcaaactttggccctccaggtgttttggacttcaactcccacaattcctaacaaccggtaggctgttaggaattgtgggagttgaagtccaaaacacctggagggccaaagtttgcccatgcctgccatatagtgcagttatATGGTCGCATAGATTCAGCCCAAGTCTCTTTTGCTTTTACTTTTGCACCAAAATCGGAAGTTTGCACAAAAACATCGCTTCGTTGTGTTGTTTTTGCTTGTTGCAAAAGTCTATGTTTTTGCACACATCAAGAGATGTTTTTGCAcgaaatacaaatacatatattgcACATATACAGACATATTTTTTGCATAAAACACATGGATAATTTTTAATGTGGGTTTTTATTTCGactgaaaaacaaaacacaactaatttcgagatgtacagtagagtctcacttatccaacataaatgggccggcagaatgttggataagcgaatatgttggataataaggaggcattacggaaaagcctattaaacatcaaattaggttatgattttacaaatgaagcaccaaaacatcatgttaggcaacaaatttggcagaaaaagtagttcaatacgcaataatgctatgtagtaattactgcatttatgaatttagcaccaaaatatcacgatatattgaaaacattgactacaaaaatgcgttggataatccagaatgttggataagcgagtgttggataagtgagactctactgtatttccatctgTCTTTGAGCCAAACCAAATCTTTCCCCCCAAGAATCGCTCTCTAGTTCAGTTCTTCACAGGAATGTTCAATTTCTCTCAAAGCAGGGAAAATTATGCCAATTACTGGTTCTCATAGAAGAAATAGTAGAAGATTTAGATCCCCAAGAAAATCATCACTTTATgagtttaaaaaaatagttactattaaatgtattttccaacttggcatgctgaaaacaaaacagaaagaaatttgGTACTCGAAAATAAATGCAGAAGGAATGGTCTTCCTTCTACAAAATTTTGAATATTTGTGCATGCCGTGAATGGCAATGTAGTGTAGTAGACAAAAACAATGAGTTTAGACCTAATTTGTATAAACAATATATCcttttagagtgcatctacattgttgaattaatcTAGTTTGACACTATGTTAACTGTTATGGcttaatattatggaatcctgggagctgtagtttggtgaggcaacagaattctttgccaaagaaggcGAAAAACGACAGCACCATCGCACTGAgtgatggcaaactgcattaattctacagtgtagatgcaaccctagATTTATGTGCTgacaaaggcttccatggccggaatcactgggttgccatgagttttctgggctgtctggccatgttccagaagcattctctcctgacattttgcccacatatatagcaggcatcctcagatgttgtgaggtctgttggaaacttggttATTtgagtttacatatctgtggaaggtccagggtgggagaaagaacttttgcttgggccaagtgtgagtgttgcaattggccaccttgatttgctTTGAAAAGCCTTGATTGTTATTCATTGTTTTTGATGaatcacctgtttttattgttccTGGGTGACTCCATTTGTGGGTGGAAAGGGGGACAGTGTCATATATCTGTATGCCAAAAGTCCAGACTTTGGCTGCAATCTTTTATGGTCCAACATAGCATACTAGTTCCACATGATTTACCTTTGGTCCCATCTACGCTGACCATGTCATGCAATTTGGAGCTAACTTCAAACTCCGATGGCTAGAACACAAATTCCCACAAAagtatgcaaaagaaagcccttaatgtgcatctgCATTCTGTGGTTTGTGCCATCACCATctgagcctcaaactggttctaggatttcctattgtagtcatctgcacagcaaagccACTCTCTtccatactggtttgaaactgccttaaatggtcagtgtagatggggccatagcccAGCTCCCAAAGGTTCCTTGGGTGGTAgagaacaaaaggaaagaaactgGAGAAGTACCTGGCTATGTTCCTGTAGCCAGATGTAAAAGGAATACATCGTGTTCTGATTGGTGATGAAATCATTTTGCATCTGGTTTCAGAAACATAAccagaaatgtgttgtcaaaggctttcatggccaaaatcattgggttgttgtgagttttcagggctgcgtggctatgttccagaagtattctttatgtgggcgaaatgtcaggagagaatacttctggaacatggccatactgcccggaaaacacacaacaaccctataaccagaaatgtattgtcaaaggttttcgtagccggaatcactgggttgctgtgagtttttcgggctgtatggccatgttccagaagcattctctcctgacgttttgcccacatctatggccatagcttaagtggctgagggtgaataaagaaagggcctgaggttgttaggaatggtagggcttgaagtccaaaacacctggagagccaaagtttgcccatgcctattctaaACCAACTTCTGCAGGTTGGAGGTTGATCATAAAGTCATTAGAGATCATTAGGGGGATCTGTGAGTGATCAAACCCAAAAGTCCAACCTGCCAATAGGGAAGTCCAACCTTATTTTGGCCATTGTACAATGGAGGCATTCAGTTCAGAGTGGCTCAAGGGTCCCCATTTCCAAGAAACCACAAGACCGGAGCCATTGAAGCAATGACATTTCTCTTCCTTGTTGACGCAACCCATTCAACAACGGATGAAGTGCATCTACTCAATTTGGTCCTCACCACAAGTGGATCACAATCTGtcacttgtaattttgtgagtgGTGTGTACTTATTCGTCAGTGCCGCCACTGTATCCCTTGATTCACTAAGGATGCCGAAACAACCTCTTTTCATTCTCCATTGTTCCGAGTGACGGTAAATAGGTGCATTGACACATCCGCCTTTGGTTGCCCAATGCTGGCATTCAACAAAATGGCAATGCTGGTCAACTACGGTGTAACTACATGACTCTGGATCCACACTACACAAGCACAacaaagggtgcatctccactataatgcagtttggcaccagtttagctgccatggctccatgctatgcaaTACTGAGATatctagttttgcaaggtctttacccttctcttccaaagagtgtgggttcctcaccaaactacagttgtcataattccacagcattgagccatggcacttcaagtggtgtcgaactatattgtttcaacagtgtagatgcaattttGCTTTTCCAGAGGCCTTCTTCTGAACATATTTGTAGGTTTTGAACCTTTTTGTGGAAGGAATGGATGGATATCGCCATGTTCATCCACAGCTTTTGAAACTTCTTGGTTTGACTACTGTAAAGCACTTTACGCAGGGCTACCACTTGAAGGCAACGCATTGAAGTCTTTGCTCCTCATCCTCAATGGGAGAAGTAAACcttcgggtgcatctacattgtagaagtagTGCAGTTCGACACTACTTTTATGCCCctagctgaatgctatggaatcctgagagttgtagtttggtaagataccagtactctttggcagagaaggtcttATAAAACTGCAGCTgctgtgattctatagcattggtcCATGGCGAtttaagtagtgtcaaactgcattaattccacagtgtagatgcacaaatTTACTCTGTAATAGCTCCAAGGCTTTGGGATGACCAGCCTTTTGAAACGAATCACTTTCCCTCTTCTTTGTATAGCAGACCCATCCAAAAACCCAGAAACTATAATATTTATTTCAGCAAGTTTGTGATTGAATTGGTCCTTTTTCACTCTGTTTGTATAATGATTGTTTGCATTTTTGTCTTCTGATTTCACAATCTTAATGAAATTGTGTTTCAACCTGGTATGCTGCGTCAAGAAGAAAAGTAGCCTACtgacaatttaaataaaattgttgttcttAACAATGATGAATCTAGCTGTGTTTCACTGTTGTAGTAGATTTCATTTGATGAGCAATCAGAATTTTTGCAGATTTGGACAGGGAGGGAGAACAACATTGTAACATTGTAAGGCCATTTCTACTTCAgactctaagggtgcatctacactgtttaattaatgcagttttgcaccactttaacagtcatggctcaatgttatgtagtcctgggagctgtagtttggtgatgcacaaaCACTCGCCAAGTGGTGTTCTAATGCACATTGATGAATATGCAACTGATGATACAAAAGGAgggaatccactctgggtttttgcCTAGAAATGGAATATTAGaattaaaaataatagagaaatagTCAAGAAACATGACTGCCAAGAATTTTGAAGCCTTCACAAGAAGAATCCTGAATTGATGTGAATCTTCGCCATTTGTGCAAAAAATTGTGAATGAAACTTTTTTCTGCATTAAGATTACAACACACAAATTGGACAGAGAACAGGGGATTAAAATTGAAGGAATAGAGATTCCACCTCTGTATTAAATTTAAAAATCTTATAGACAGAGGAAGCTGCTTGAAAGTGGAATATACTAACTTGAAGTCCAGCGGTGTCTCCTTTTccggaggttttgaagcagaggctggatggccatctgtcaggagggcttggattgtgtcttcctgcatggcaaaagggggttgctGGTCCCTTTCAACTCCATGAAACATTACATCTTGCacgtaaaatgttattttatgcgCAGGGAGAAAGTTGCAATAGGGAATTTATTCTGCGTAAAATTTTCACATGGTtgatttgtgcagaaaacagctttTTCCATGCAGGAATTAGTAATTGGAATGttgttttccatgcagaaaaaagGCTGTTTCTGTGCAAAGGTTGTGCAGAGAAGTTCCCAACAGGTTTGAAAAGCTATATGGATTTTTGAAGAATTTCTTGACACTGGGAGAAAACTGCTGAAGTTACTCTAGCCTCCAAACTGAGTACAATAACCACCTCAGGTTGTGTTTCCAACCAAGACGAGCACTTCTCGCATCCTGACGGATGCCACAGCTTAGTTTGACAACTTAATGCACAGAGAAAGGAAACACATAGAAGAGGAAGAGGCAATGATGAGTTCCAGTTGCAAACCCAGTTGCAAACCCGTatgtctctgtatggagagaaaaagtgggatataaataaacaaaaacaaaccaaacaaacaaataaataaatgaataaacagtGCTGTAGGGTTGTGTGTGACCTCCCTCTCTAAGGCTTAGGCTCAGAGCctcacaaatttatttatttatttatttacagtactagctttgcccggccacgcgttgctgtggcttatggaaattctttgttggccaggtggaataggtgtgaatagccttgcagtctcaaagcctggttgttttctggagtagttggacctttttgttgtatgaacgtagaggcatggatgaagggttgtgatgccaagtttagtgtttctgggatgtgtagttttattgttttgtcctaggccaaaatttcattacccttttatagatatagatttctattccgcccttctcaccccgaaggggactcagggaggatcacattatacacacatagggcaaacattcaatgcccataaacacatcaatccgagacagagacagacagacgcagaggcaatttaaccttctcctgaggggatgtttgattctggccacaggagggagcagctgcttcatcatccactcttacggcacttcctcattccaacgtcataaattagttaaacttgcctccccacttttttataagtggtaccttatttcctacttgatagatgcaactatctttcgggttgctaggtcagcaacgagcaggggctattttttatttttaattgacaggtgctcaccccgccacgggctggctttgaactcatgacctcatggtcagagtgatttattgcagcaggctgctctccagcctgcaccacagcccggccccttgcgccacagcccggccccaaatccTTGTGAGGGCCACATCTGTTGTGCAgatctggtgtagatgcaccttttcaGTGGAAGCTTTGATCCACCGACAAGGTAGCAACAAGTCACCTGGAATCAAGGTGAAGCGATCATTCATCATCTTCACCACACTTCAGTGTTGTTCAGTTATAGGAAGCTTaacctgtgaaatgttggcgAGAATGGGAATTGTGTTAGAGACTTCGTGAGGATGATGGCAATGAAACCCATGTGCTGTGGT is a window from the Anolis carolinensis isolate JA03-04 chromosome 3, rAnoCar3.1.pri, whole genome shotgun sequence genome containing:
- the p2ry2 gene encoding P2Y purinoceptor 2 isoform X1, with translation MTGTMENATLFLLSLNSSSNSSDPDCGEEDHPYKCKFDEDFKYILLPVSYSIVFVVGLCLNLLALFIFIFRIKTWNASTTYMFHLAVSDTLYVVSLPLLVYYYAMEDNWPFSVGLCKIVRFLFYTNLYCSILFLLCISGHRFMGVCLPLKSLEWGQVRYARWISAIVWLVVIACQSPVLFFVTTSQRCDKITCHDTSAQELFGQFIIYSSIMLVVLFCIPFLLIIICYCLMARRLLQPTRGMTRMSNSKKKSVKMIVIVLVVFIVCFLPFHVTRTLYYSFRNWDLSCPTLNAINLAYKVTRPLASTNSCIDPILYFLAGQKFVKFACPQAPAKDSNQSDSNNTSNCHTRRTRDHLAMKAKTVAS
- the p2ry2 gene encoding P2Y purinoceptor 2 isoform X2 encodes the protein MENATLFLLSLNSSSNSSDPDCGEEDHPYKCKFDEDFKYILLPVSYSIVFVVGLCLNLLALFIFIFRIKTWNASTTYMFHLAVSDTLYVVSLPLLVYYYAMEDNWPFSVGLCKIVRFLFYTNLYCSILFLLCISGHRFMGVCLPLKSLEWGQVRYARWISAIVWLVVIACQSPVLFFVTTSQRCDKITCHDTSAQELFGQFIIYSSIMLVVLFCIPFLLIIICYCLMARRLLQPTRGMTRMSNSKKKSVKMIVIVLVVFIVCFLPFHVTRTLYYSFRNWDLSCPTLNAINLAYKVTRPLASTNSCIDPILYFLAGQKFVKFACPQAPAKDSNQSDSNNTSNCHTRRTRDHLAMKAKTVAS